The sequence GGGCAACGGTTTGCCTATGGAGGAGGCCATGGTCGTATGGCATAATAATGTAGTTACCAATGGACCATTTGGCGAGATAAAGGAGACTATTGGTGGTTATATTATTGTAAAAGCCGACAACATTGAAGAAGCAGTAGAATTTGCCAAAGGCAGTCCAGTGTTACAAGGTAATGGAAACAGCGTAGAAGTACGGCAGATTGCCCGTGATGGGAAACACTGACCAATATGCAACACCAGGAATTAATACCCCATTTATTCCGCTCTGAATTCAGTAAGATCACTGCTGTATTGTGCAAATTAATGGGGATTGAACAGCTGGCAGCAGCCGAAGATATTGCGAGCGAAACATTTTTGGCAGCTTTTGAAAACTGGCCGTATTCCGGTATCCCACCAAACCCACAAGCCTGGCTATACACTGTTGCTAAAAACAAAGCGATGAACTATTTGCATCGCCATGCTCTTTTCAATGGGAAGGTACTGGATCATTTGGTGACGTTTTCACCTGAAAGCACTGAACCGGATATAGACCTTTCCGATCAAAATATTTCCGACAGCCAATTACAAATGTTGTTTGCCATTTGTCATCCGGCGATCTCCACCGAAGCGCAAATCGGACTGGCACTTCGCGTGTTATGTGGGTTTGGTATTGAGGAGATAGCCTATGCTTTTTTAACTAATAAAGAAACCATTAGCAAGCGACTCTTCAGGGCAAGGGAAAAGCTACGTCATGAAAATATTCCAATTGAATTCCCGCCGGATGCAGAAATCAATAGCCGCCTGGGAACGATTTTAACGACCTTATACCTGTTATTTAATGAAGGCTATTATTCAGAAAGCCGGGATATTGTTTTACGAAATGATCTCTGCCTCGAAGCCATGCGACTCACCTACCTTTTGGTTGACAATGGATTAACAGAATCACCACCTGTATATGCGTTACTGGCTCTGATGTGCTTTCATAGTTCCAGGTTTGCAGCCAGGCAAGGCCAGAATGGCGAAATGGTGTTATATGATGACCAGGATGAATCCTTATGGAACGCCGAGTTGATCTCCAGAGGAGTTTATTACCTGCAGAAAGCCTCACAGGGAAACATCCTGACCAAATATCACCTGGAGGCCGGTATTGCCTATTGGCATACCCAAAAGGCTGATACTATTGAAAAATGGGAAAGCATCCTGCAACTGCATAACCATTTGCTGGTGTTGGAATATTCACCAATTGCGGCTTTAAACAGGACTTATGCGCTGTCTAAAGTAAAAGGGAAAATGGCA comes from Flavihumibacter fluvii and encodes:
- a CDS encoding YciI family protein; translated protein: MKEFILIFRHEDGQKIASPEQIEVWMKQTMDWIGGIAAQNKFVMGNGLPMEEAMVVWHNNVVTNGPFGEIKETIGGYIIVKADNIEEAVEFAKGSPVLQGNGNSVEVRQIARDGKH
- a CDS encoding RNA polymerase sigma factor; this encodes MQHQELIPHLFRSEFSKITAVLCKLMGIEQLAAAEDIASETFLAAFENWPYSGIPPNPQAWLYTVAKNKAMNYLHRHALFNGKVLDHLVTFSPESTEPDIDLSDQNISDSQLQMLFAICHPAISTEAQIGLALRVLCGFGIEEIAYAFLTNKETISKRLFRAREKLRHENIPIEFPPDAEINSRLGTILTTLYLLFNEGYYSESRDIVLRNDLCLEAMRLTYLLVDNGLTESPPVYALLALMCFHSSRFAARQGQNGEMVLYDDQDESLWNAELISRGVYYLQKASQGNILTKYHLEAGIAYWHTQKADTIEKWESILQLHNHLLVLEYSPIAALNRTYALSKVKGKMAGITAAEELGLVNNPFYFTLLGELYSGIDNETARRHFKKALILANSNANKAIIQKKIDRFHK